A genomic region of Candidatus Zixiibacteriota bacterium contains the following coding sequences:
- a CDS encoding sigma-70 family RNA polymerase sigma factor, with protein sequence MPDLDKTLIESALAGSQDAYRELMERHRTAIYHIVFKFVREKEATNDLVQETFMKAFASLETYRSEYKFSTWLYRIAA encoded by the coding sequence TTGCCTGACCTTGATAAGACATTGATTGAAAGCGCTCTGGCCGGAAGTCAGGATGCCTACCGCGAATTGATGGAGCGGCATCGCACGGCCATTTATCATATCGTTTTCAAATTCGTTCGCGAGAAGGAGGCAACTAATGACCTGGTGCAGGAGACTTTTATGAAAGCTTTCGCCTCGCTGGAAACTTACCGCTCTGAATATAAATTCTCCACCTGGCTGTACCGCATCGCCGCCA